The following coding sequences are from one Anaerolineae bacterium window:
- a CDS encoding type II toxin-antitoxin system PemK/MazF family toxin: MRKPGQIVLFQFPQTDIVQGKLRPALLLGKLPGPYDDWLMCMISSQMHQYIEGFDEIIDSGAAGFSRTGLKSSSVIRVGRLAVVEESILLGAIGEIDQERLNRIKTNLSTWLTES, translated from the coding sequence GTGAGAAAACCGGGTCAGATCGTATTATTCCAGTTTCCACAGACTGATATTGTTCAAGGGAAGTTGCGACCAGCTTTATTGCTAGGAAAACTGCCGGGCCCCTATGATGACTGGTTGATGTGTATGATTTCATCCCAGATGCACCAATATATCGAAGGCTTTGACGAAATCATTGATAGTGGGGCTGCTGGTTTTTCTCGAACGGGGTTGAAAAGTTCAAGTGTTATTCGAGTAGGACGTTTAGCTGTGGTCGAGGAAAGTATTTTGCTTGGTGCCATTGGTGAGATTGATCAGGAAAGATTAAATCGTATCAAAACTAATCTGTCTACTTGGTTGACGGAGTCTTAA